The window AGCAACAGGTTCAGCAAAgcctgcagaggacagagacgcTATACTTTTCACACAGTAGGCTACAGAAGAACACAACCGCGTGCACTGCAGGACCACAAGCGTACGATTACTTCTTCCTGCCTCGTGCTGAGGCCTTGGTTTCTGTAGCACAGAGTCCTGTTCTTATGGGACCAGCATGTTCTCGGGAATTGCTGTGAATCATCTTCTGAATTTATTTCTGGCTTTTACATGTGAGCTTCTCACCTGACGGCAGACAAAGTTTCCCAGACTGAGGTAAAGCAGGTGGGAGGTGGTAGAGTCCAGATCGTCCTTCAGCctgtgaggaagaggaggacacaAGTTTGTATGTTCAGGTTCGTACTTGGTTTTTAGGGTCTGAGTATGAAAATCACAGAGTAAGGTGTTTGTCACAAATCATGCGTTAGCTTGTGTGTCACTCTCTTATGATgtgaattaaaatgtaaaatgtttccaCATAGTCAACTTTTCAAAAGCTGTATGTTGTTCTAACACTGTCACATTGCAGGGCGTATTGAACACAGCAGCCTGAAGGGGGCACTAACATCACCTAACGGTTTCAGTCTCGTTACCTGTCGACTGTCCGGGAGCAGATGAGGCTGTACAGGAACAGGATGACTCCATGGCTCCCCTCCTCTTTGAACTAGAACAAGAAAACTCGACGTCATCACTTCGTTTCCGGGGTAACTTTAAATTTTCCtgatcagaaaacacaaagtggTTTCCTGGATTTactcacacactgtatgtgctCGAGGATGAATTTCCTCACGTCGTCTTTCTTGTTAAATgtgaacagctgcagctgaaagacaCGACACAACAAATATGACACTTGGAGACACTTAAAAGTCCTGGTGTAGTCATGAAATCCCTGTCAGTCCTATCTGGTACCCTCTCTGTGAAGTTGTCCAGTTTGTAGTCCAGGTGAGGAGTGATGCAGTAGTCTTCGGTAACCAAGGTAACGGTGGCACTGACCTCCTGGCCGGCCAACCAGAGGCTGCTGGACAACGCCGCCGCCAGTGCCCGCTCCTGATCCCTCTGTCCTATCTCACTGAGACTGTGGGagagggtggacaaaataactgaaacacctTACAGTTTTTACAGCAGCTCAGGTGAGTTCAGACAAGACGGTGACATCACTGAAAACAAGACTGTCGGTCAACAAACACGAGCTTTGGAACTAGTTTTGCAAACACTGGTTTTGTGAGTCTTGGTTGAGCTTGATGGTCATTTTTCAGTCTCTTCTATCATCTGAATTTCAAACTATCACGTTGCAGGTTTGTTTCCCATTACGTGACAGCACCTTGTTAACAGGTGGAAGTATCACGGTCACTCTGAGCCTGTCAAACGGGATGATGTAACGAAGGAGGACACTGAGGTGTGGTAGTATCGTCTGTCCTCACCTGTGCAGCATCCGTCCATCTGAGCTGCTCTGACGGCTGAACAGCAGGTGTTTAATGATACGAGCCTGGATGACCATCTGAATGGCCCGAGCCCCGCCCTGTAAAAACACCTGGCCAGGTGAGATTTACACCACGCTAAAACAGTGAGTTACTGTGAGAATGGAAATGGAAACCTGTGATTGGTTTTTGAAGTAGTATCAACAAAATTTGTAGTAGAAATAAGATTTAGAATCAGAAGCTAACAGTGACAGCAGTACTACAAGtactgtgtgtgctggtgtcagCAGGTGTTTCTCACCCTGTCGGCCTCCAGAGCGTAGGGTAACTCAGAGTTCAGCTCTCTGAACTGAAAGAAAGATTTCCTCCACTCATAGTTGAAGACATGAAACGTTCCACCGAACAAAATCCTCCTCAGGctctaaaaacagaaacaagcgGAACCATGAGCACTGTGCTGCGCAGAGTCAGCCCTGCTTCAGTCACACCGGCTGAATCTAGTTTTGTCTTTAACACTGCTCTTGTGCTccattgatttgttttctgtttgtttgaacGAGTATTAGTTTGGGTACCCTCCTGAAAATGGCGGGCGGTTGGTCTCACCTCGGTCAGCTGGGGGGTGACCGGTGTTCCTCCGAGGCTCGGGGAGATGACCAGTCTCCTGGGGATGGAGCAGAGAGGTGGGAGGGTCCTGCAGGGTGGAGgcgcctcctcctgctcttcctccttcccaACATCCACTAGCCtctgaggaaagaggaggaaacatcTCAGAACACCTGTCCAACAACCATAGAACCCCTGCTGGTGGTCCTGAGACATGATAACAAACCCCATCTGTTATCTGTTCTAACAGTGGAGACAATGATCATCActcacttcacctgtcagtggttttaaCGCTATGGCTGATCGGTGTAAGACATAGCGTTAGTAGATGTAGTGGTAGTAGTAGCTGTTGGTTTCCATAGTGATATCAGTAGTACCAGTAGTAGCAGTCGTGTTTTTTACAGAACAGTATTATGCCAGAAGTAAATTGTCTTGACTCACATCGGGGTTCTTGTTGACTTCCTGTTGAAGCAGCTCGATGTAGTCCAACCTGCAGTCTGACATCACCAACTACTACTAAACAACCACTAACTACTACTGCTAATACTACTTTTACTGCTGCTTTTCCTATTCTGCTGTGCTTCTTAACATGCCTCGTCCAGTCTCCTGCTCTCTGAACAGTAAAGTGCTGCTGGGCTCCATGAGGACTGAGccgaggcagcagcaggtggataTACAGACgctcagcagcatcagcagtgaaactaaaccctgagtgtatgtgtgtgtttctgttacagGATCCGTTTCTGTgctgtaacaaacacacacagcagctggagACTGACCTGAGTGCAGCAGATCATCAggaccagcagagggcagtgagTCTGAGCTGAATGAAGTCTGTTTGACCATTATTCAGTTTAAATAAGGACGCTGTCCTCCTCACAGGGAAACTGATCGCGACCAGACTCACGTTCAGAGTACATTTCTTTCAGAGACAGGTAGATTTTTGTTATACAGATTCATAGGTGGACAGATGTATAAACAGGAAGATACTTACAGTTACGTGTTTTGACGGCAGCCTGAGGAAAGAAGACGCGAGTTAGATGTCAGTCAACAAAGCAGAGGCAGATTTTTATAAACCTCAGCTAAATGTTTGATTTgcttccattttattttcattgtgttttagaTGAAAACTTTCCTCCAGTTCTGCAGGTCAGACACCTGGACCAGGATCTGCTGTAGCTCCACCTccgtctgaacacacacacacataaaagtttgtttttattatatttgtGAAGACCCtcaacctgattctaacctgaaccttaaaaccaggtctgaaccATCAACAGCTCTTTGAAATGCTGAGGACTGGACAAGAAGTCCTCACTGTGATGGTTTAAACTGAAGCTGGTCCTCATGGTGTTTTCTTTGAAAGCTCACCTCCTTCTCTGAGCTCATGTTTCCTCAGTTTGACCTCatctgaaagatgaaaaaaaaaagaagtattgTCCATATTTTACTGTCCAGAAGTCCCTGTCCCCAGCAGCGTGCTCCAGCTCC of the Toxotes jaculatrix isolate fToxJac2 chromosome 9, fToxJac2.pri, whole genome shotgun sequence genome contains:
- the mindy4b gene encoding inactive ubiquitin carboxyl-terminal hydrolase MINDY-4B, with the protein product MSDCRLDYIELLQQEVNKNPDRLVDVGKEEEQEEAPPPCRTLPPLCSIPRRLVISPSLGGTPVTPQLTESLRRILFGGTFHVFNYEWRKSFFQFRELNSELPYALEADRGGARAIQMVIQARIIKHLLFSRQSSSDGRMLHSLSEIGQRDQERALAAALSSSLWLAGQEVSATVTLVTEDYCITPHLDYKLDNFTERLQLFTFNKKDDVRKFILEHIQCFKEEGSHGVILFLYSLICSRTVDRLKDDLDSTTSHLLYLSLGNFVCRQALLNLLLTGRASPHVFNGTLYFGEDGLPLERPLQGVLTRSDVGYLHWSREQMERGRLPQVGSMLKTPRFPVWVCCINSSYSVLFSLNRSLLSDWKMEHLFHLYYYNGQSSQNSAARLTVDTHSHHWETSSRESSGDPEKRFPSLEMTIRTKWEGAAIDWNGTLPFY